From a single Candidatus Neomarinimicrobiota bacterium genomic region:
- a CDS encoding cytochrome c3 family protein: protein MLAGLVITVTVIGYLVDYYASPLYTDVGYRPNQPVPYSHKVHAGDLGLDCRFCHTGAETSPVAGLPPTQTCMNCHNMIKADSENLALVQESFKSGYPLQWIRVHKSPDYVYFDHSAHITAGVGCASCHGQIDEMEIVSQEEPLSMGWCLTCHRNPEDHLRPASEITNMSWTPPANQAEFAARQIELLNIKAPITDCTGCHR, encoded by the coding sequence GTGTTAGCAGGTCTAGTCATTACGGTTACCGTTATTGGCTATTTGGTCGATTACTATGCCTCTCCACTATATACCGATGTTGGTTATCGTCCCAATCAACCCGTTCCCTACAGCCATAAAGTGCATGCCGGGGATCTTGGGTTAGATTGTCGTTTTTGTCATACCGGCGCGGAGACTTCTCCTGTTGCTGGTCTGCCTCCAACACAAACCTGTATGAACTGTCACAACATGATCAAGGCTGATAGTGAAAACCTGGCCCTCGTTCAAGAAAGTTTCAAGAGTGGCTACCCCCTGCAGTGGATCCGGGTTCACAAGTCTCCTGACTATGTTTACTTTGATCATTCCGCCCATATTACTGCCGGCGTAGGCTGTGCCAGTTGTCATGGACAAATTGATGAAATGGAAATCGTCTCGCAGGAAGAACCGTTAAGTATGGGTTGGTGTCTGACCTGTCATCGGAATCCCGAGGATCATCTTAGACCCGCCAGCGAGATAACCAACATGAGCTGGACCCCACCAGCCAATCAAGCCGAATTCGCAGCCAGGCAAATTGAGCTGTTAAATATTAAGGCTCCCATTACAGACTGTACAGGATGTCACCGATGA